The genomic stretch AACATCCTAGcattttcttccttttttccTCTTTGCTTCTTTTTACTTAAATTATCCTAAAGATTTTCTTTACAATATTTTGACACATCCCAAAAATAAAGCTCTTCAGGtaattatattatgtgtattCAGCAAATGGTCAAAACAGGAGTCCCTGTTGACTTAccatttttaaatgaaaatactgacaGTGTTATTCCTGAAAAAAGTAAGCATTCTTTTAATTTCTGAGTTACCTCTTGCAATAATAAAAACATACCTCAAACTGTGAGGTCAttatggtcaaatggttagagcAGCTGACTTTCAATCTACATGTTGCAAGTTCGATTTTCTCCAGTCCTTGAGTAAGATTTGAACCCTGGCTATgattcagtcaacccagctgtataagtggggacctggtaggatagaggttgctatatGACTGGTTCAATCTGATttgcttacagaggctgcaatggttTGAAGTTTAACACATAGGGCTGCTGTGTCAATATAagtctgtgccaggggtaagtACTACAGTGCCTATAATCATGACATCTACTGAGGAAGGTGGTTAATAAATGTGTACTATTATTATACTGTCTGCATTTAAAACAGTCAACAGACCCAACATTCTCCCTTCCAGATGTCAATCTGGCAATTGTCtgtatttaaaacaaatgaacagACCCAACATTCTCCCTTCCAGATGTCTATCTGGCAACTGTCTGCATTTAAAACAAGTGAACAGACCCAACATTCTCCCTTCCAGATGTCAATCTAGCAATTATAGATAGGAGTTACTGGTCTCTGAGCCCTAGTGTGAAGGCAGACTTTTGATAGATGCATACATCAAAGGATATTCAGCTGATCCATAGTTTGACCTGATGGATAAATCAATACTCCTGTATCACCTTCAAGGTTCATATAACTTAAGCAGCCACCACAGTAGCTTGCATCATAGATCTAAAGATAGCAACAATTATAAATGACATcaacaaaaatgattttatttggGGATAATGTAGATtctcataatttcatttttaattgaaatatagaaatatgacatgGTTATATAAGTGTTTTTATTAACGGTTGTCAAATTTGACCACATTTTTTCCACTCTGTTACTGGTTACCCAAACCTTAGTCAAAACTCTTTGTAAAATATCATGTTAAGATCAAATCCAAACCTCAACTCAACATAATATCCAAAAGGTTTAAATTGGCTGAATCAGGTCACTGTTGTAATACAGACAGATCTTGTTCATCTTCATTAGCACAAgtcaatatatacattacatatacatatacatatacatatacatatacatatacatatacatatacatatacatatacatatacatataaagaaatgcataaggaactaataaaccagtccgtatatatagctgttaaatccgacgtttcgaataaatattctttttcaaaggaaaaattggcgagacagagaaatgccaggtgaaaacccgaacatgttcgaaacgtcggatttaacagctatatatacggactggtttattagttccttatgcatttctttgtaCTATAGTCCTAGCagcattatatattttttactactctattacatatacatatacatatacatatacatatacatatacatatacataatacatatacatatacatatacatatacaatacatatacataatacataatacatatacatatacataatacatatacatatacatatacatatacataatacatatacatatacatatacatatacatatacatatacatatgcatagtGTTTTCTTCATTTGTGTCTTTCTTAGGAGGTACACATGTATTGAAGATTGATCACATCaaatatgtgtgtctgtgtccatGTCAATATGCACATTATTAGCACCTACAAAGTGTACATTCTCTATGGTTCAACTGATCTGTGTTTATATTTGACCAATGCCTATGTAAGTTTACATTAGCTAATGAGAAATCATTGTGATTTCACTGATTCAGTCTCTAAAACTTTGTTTGAAACCTCAAGAAACTCTTACCTTTTTTAAAGTTGAAGTTTGTAATTCTTCATGCAGGTTAGTTAGTAACAAGTCTTCAGGAATGTCACAGACAAGGTCACCAAATAGAGAAGCCAGTTTCTTGCGATAATCTACAGTTTGTATTGGCAGAGCTCGCCTACCAATACCTGTTATTGAAAGTCTAGATTTGCCACCTCTAGATCCTCTTCCTCTGAGAGGTCTCAGGGTTCCCTTCTGGAACTTCAATCCTCTTTGAGCCTAAAGAAACCAAACCAACAATTCTGATGATATAATATACAACACTAAAAActatagaattgatattattctTCAAAACTAAATACTTtaacaatttgacaaaaaatgatCAACTTGTtacaggagagagagagagagagagagagagagagagagagagagagagagagagagagagagagagagagagagagagagagagagagagagagagagagagagagagagagagagagagagagagagagagagagagagagagagagagagagagagagagagagagagagagagagagagagagagagagagagagagagagagagagagagagagagagagagagagagagagagagagagagagagagagagagagagagagagagagagagagagagagagagagaaattaaTCGTAATATACTTACAGCTATGTATGCAACCACTCATCCTTGAGAAGTTCTAATGATGAATCAAACATCATTTCAGGATAGTGTTCACAGAAATAATTTAgctgaaatgaaaatttataatcatgaaaaaaaagtgtCTCTAAGTTGTAAGACAATAGGAAAACCTTTAGTCTAGGGCCTGACAGACCATATTACATCATTACCTGTACATACTGCAATCCAAGTCTAGTCAATCCCATTGCTTgagcacagatatctgtgctcCCCCCTTtggcattcatataaacatgatgacgatGTGGcatccccatgtgattttaatttaaataagactggaggtggagtcctgttTGGATATTTGCACATCATAGTCAAAACTGAATCAGCTgtaccaatgaatattaatgagcaatgaTGACAGCCTGTGGATTAGTACTAGACAAGCACCATTTGCGCTTCACTCACCATGGGGGTTGAACCACATTTAACTCCTTGAGCAAGGAGATCGCagattgactagactgggattgtAGTACGTAATACAGTCCGTCAGGACATAGGCTAGAAAACCTTATAAAGGTTGTATAGATTTCCATACCCTGTAAAGTGTATGATTAGGAATCCTTGTAAAACACAACAGGATGTTTTTACCTACGTAGAAACAGCCTTTagcaaaaatatgtttttaaattttggtgatgtatatgtatagaaCTCAGCTAAACATTTTTGCCAAAATGCAAACTACATTTTAACTGACTTACATGTTCTGGAGCTTTGTTGCTGTATACCCACTTGCTGCGTTCACTGATTGATGATTTTTTCAGCTTTAGTGTATAACAATCCGCTATATTCAGGTCAACAAGTTCTGCTTCTGTAAGAAAATGACTGATTGGTGAAACACTATGATCTATGGTGTTTTGTTATTCTTTAGGGGTATCACTGCTGTTCTTGGATACTGTACATTGCAAAGTCATACAAATTTAGTCATACAATCCTTCATACAACAGAAGTCAGTTCAATCAATATTACAatagatcgatcgatcaatcaatcaatcaatcaatcaatcaatcaatcaattataaCAACATggcatagcaagcatggtaaagaatacaaaaataacatacatatagaaataaagtgaatacaatacaatcctGAAACCAACTGACggaggactgtttacatcaacaaatacaatgttgaagtccatgcacacacacatttaatgagtctgtctgtctgtctgtatttgcaGCAGAGCATTCTAATTTCTATAATTCTAATTTCGCATAAATAAACCAACATGCAATTCCAACTTCTGGCATGGTTTCTCTATACTTTACCACTCACCATTCGGTGAAAGAAGTGGTATACTTGGATCGGCAGCCGAAAAGTTTATCCCCAAAGTGTCCAAACTACGAGGGTTCCTTTGAAAATTATAAGTATAACTCTGTGACTGAGAACTTTCACATTCTTCTGGAATTGATACGTCGACTGCACTGAAACGACCGTAACCGTCAAGTTCTCGGAATACATTATCGGAACGACTTTCGTATTTGACGTTGATTGGGTAATTTGCTTTGGGAAATCGGTGAGCCATCTCGATGTTCTCTCCGAGCACTACCACCTGAGCACGGGCGCACGAGATTTAAATttagaatcagattcacattgaaGGACAATATGTGGCCAGTCTCATATTGAGCTTAACTTCAGTGTCATATTCGAAAAATCACAATAACACCAGAAAAGAAGCAGTCAGTCAAGAAATTATACCATAGGGACTACAGGAAATATCCCACATCTCACACTCATCGTAAAATATTACTTCTACAGACTTTTAAATAAGACTAAAACATCTTTTTAAACAGCCGCAATGTAGATACATCATTGGAATAGCCGGTGTCCATGCACATGGGCGCAGCCATATTAATTACCACAGAACGGTAAGGTTCAATTTACCCAGCATGCTAGGCAGCAGCGCTAGCGACGACGATTAACTGGTTTGAAGGTATATAGGACGATGGGAGAGGATTCATAACACCGTCGTAGATTGGGGGTAAAAGTCAGGCGCTGATTTCGAAGTTGTAATTGTGTGGCTGAATTTTCTACATCAGACAAACAGTTATCCAGGTTATAATTATAACTTATCCAAGCAGATGTCAGGGCTGTATTGACAATGAAGGTTACCATAAAAAGTAGGTCAAGTACAAGATCTTATTTCAAAATGGTTACAATTTataaaatggaatatatacgTGGATTTGGTGAAAATTAGCAGGAATAATTTGTGGGGTTCCCCTTTTTTTAAGCCCCAGagttcaacacacacacacacacacacacacacacacacacacacacacacacacacacacacacacacacacacacacagttcaaCAGTAGAGGTACAATGTAGTGTCCTGAAAGGTCATGGAAATTTTAACAATCTGTAGTGATAGTAGCATGAGTAGAGGTCCAGTGTAGTGTTatgaaaatttataatttatatcattcATTGTTTCTTTGCTAATCATTTCAAATCTTTGGTATTATCTTTTCAATGTGACTTGGTCCTGCCGTGCCACTGTCTTTATCGGATTACTTGCAAAGCAGGGTGAGTAAAGTCATGGATCAAATATGAGATACATCATgttaaaatgaacattacaGTGGGTTTGAGATCATGCATACAATAGATCCATGGTAAAGTGAACACACTGGGTTTGAGACCATGCAATCTAGTTTTGATTATGCAACCAGTATATCGCTGAAGTGATTTCACTGTGACAATTCATTCATAGTGGTCATATCAGGTGTAAAGTATACTTTCAGTACATGGTCAATAGTCATCCTAGATTGTAAACTACATTGTGCgaggggtggggatggggtgggggtctTTATCATCCCGTCCCCTAATAAACTGATTGTTTTCTGGAAAGGAATAAGGAAAGTGCCTATAGCAACTGAACTTTCAGTCTAGTGGTCACTCTAGACATTATCAATCTCTCAGAAATATTAATTGGGAAGTAAGTATCCAAAGAATATGCACACCAGCTCTATACTAACTATGTACctgtcatatttacatgtacttcactagtcttggttacccagcctctcgccactgggggctctgcctgTGAGACCATCCCAAATGGGAGTCTGGGAAAACAAGATTTCAACTTGCCCATGCAGGAAGTAGTGTCTGTAGCCGTGCATCATGGGGAGTACTTCACAAAATATTGCAGGCCTAATGATTTGGGTACCTCCActacagattatcacttctcaagcaactgatatatattaattacaacaaacagtcCTCATAAACCCATTCtttatgcttggaagaaatgtattgtGTGACTTCTGTCACTGGGTAGTTGGAACATGGTTTCGTCAGAGTCTTGTTTGGGGTGGTTTCgtggcagagcccccagcggtgaaAGGTGGGGTACTAGTATTTCACAGCCTAGTGAGTGATACATATTTTGCCATTTCTTTAGATTTACGATTTGAAGTCTCCatttacacaatatacatattgGCACATCAAAGTTAGGATTTGTGATTTGAGTGACTAAAGAGAATTTGGACATACTTGAGAAGATCTGAAAGATTTTCAATGAGTGCAGGTTTTGTAGCTCATAGGGTCTTGAAGATTATGAAGTTCTACCAACCCAAATCATGGTGAAAGATGCTCGTTTTTTTTGGTCTTGTGATATAAATGTTTTTTCATTTCTCAGTTGGACTGGAGTAGCAACTTGGAGATGGGTTGCCAATGATGACAATTGTGGGATCTGTAGAATGGCATTTGATGGATGCTGTCCTGATTGTAAAATACCTGGCGATGACTGCCCTCTAGGTAAAACTCAGAAATCTCATTGCCTTTTGTTTTCACTAGTTTTTTCTTATCCAGGACAAGAAATAGAGTCAAAATATAGCCAATGACTCAGtaagtgttacatgtattaatttataCAAGGCAAGACTATATATCAAATCAGACAGTTATGACTATGACTTGTTTTCATTATTACCAAGCAAGTCCCTTCTGTTCTCTGCTGAGCTATGATATTGTTTCATTAATttgctaattttttttttcatgtgaatGATAAAGAGGTAAAATCTGTTATATTTTAAAGTATGTAGGACATTTTTATCAGGCTTTCTTACCAAACTATGATAATGTATAGATATGTAAACAAAAGAGTTCTGTGTCTTTGTTACAAAGTTATGAAATAATGATAGGCcttatgtcgtgttgttcagtcctatcagcaTTCTCAAATCAAATTGGTATCTGATAGGGTGGCATGACACATAGACTACACAAATGCATACCTgatatacttttgttttgttttccagtgtgGGGCCAATGTTCACATGTATTTCACATGCACTGTATACTGAAATGGCTAAACTCACAACAGGTTCATCAACAATGTCCTATGTGTCGACAAGAATGGAAATTTAAAGAATGAagagtcagacagtcagtcagtcaatgcAGGTTTCAAGCCAAGTGTATTGGCTATCAGCTGTATCAACTTAGTATTTTGAAAACACAATTCCAATGTGGTCCTTGTAGGGATATTTGAAACATTGTGGCAACAATGGTACAGAAAAATGTATTACATGAAACATGACAGAGACCAATTAGAGTGATGAAATATTAGACTCACAATTAAAAAGAGGAAGGACTAAggttttacaaaaatattatgttctttAAACTCTAGTTCCATAGAAAAGATTTGACAtggtttttaaaactattttttgtatGAGATTGTTTCACTGAGAATGGGAGACTATTCCAAAGACCAATGCCTGTGTAGGCGAATGAACTCTTACCCATACCACTAACTCTTGGAACTACACATGACAGTTCACTCGCTCTTGTTCTATAACTGTACCGATTATGGACCATTTCTATATTGCAATTTAAGTACTCAGGAGCACAACGATTTATGATGTTGAGCATATGTTTAAGTTTTAATTGGTCAACTCTCAATTCTACTGGAAGCATAGCTACAAGTTTAAATTGATTATATCCAATGTGTGTTCTATGAGCAGCACTGAAGTGTTTGAAAGcattgactatatatatatgtagttttgAACACATATTACATTAAACtggccacatggatgaggatttgctAGTTATAAAACAAGTTTATAATGGCTTGAAAACtggtgccaatggcattgtagcacaactgtacagtttttaaaaatatttattcacatgatgatccatgctaggtataggtgttcttttgctgaatgattatcagTTGCCTATCtgaccctgttgttatctttgcaatatacgccaTCATTTGGTCATTGCTATgagcatggtcatgttgctagacatacatgtatctgtgtacaatttttgaatgtttgttgacttgtctatgaatccctgatgttatctttgttatatacaacatcatatggctgtttctatgggcatggtcatgttgctaagtGTATTTGCAtgcatatagatatacatataaaaataaatgtgaaacaacattgaccaagtgaCATCTGTTTTCTAACTCACTGagtacattgcaaaatgctaaaaatataGCACCagtggcgttgtagcacaactgtacagtttttttaaattgtttatccACCTGCTGATtcatactaggtataggtgttcatttactgagtgattatccagttgcctgtCCAgtcccgttgttatctttgcaatatacacaatcatttggctgttgctatgggtgtggtcatgttgcccggtgtatttgcatacattttttgaatgtttattcatttgtctattaatccctgttatctttgcaatatacatatattgcatattgtgaataagcattcaaaagaTGCATGCAAATATTCCCATAGaaacagccatatgatgatgtagtttttgagtttaagtttttttacccaaatcacatacctgtgatgcgatcattttgccttgaacaatttcccaactagacaccaaaagtaatgtccccaccaaatactaacacaatccacacacacagagagagagagagagagagagagagagagagagagagagagagagagagagagagagagagagagagagagagagagagagagagagagagagagagagagagaaattaaTCGTAATATACTTACAGCTATGTATGCAAACCACTCATAACCACCCTCCGAAAAGCATAACCGAATTCGTGTCTTCAGTCAACAAGCACATATATTCTTTGTTAAAGAATATTCAATCGAAACGTCAggatttaatttatttaccaGGAAAGTACTCATTGCTTTTGCACATATATTCGTTATAGATTTTTATAGGGTGTACGAGACCTAAATTCTCGATAGCTGCGTTATTTGTCATATCATTCAGTGATTAGTCGGTTACCCTTCAAGCCAAAAGAAACTCTTGTATTCATTGTAATCTGACGtcagaatattttgaaatataaggGTTGCATAGTGTTATGAAATTTTTGAGCGCCAATGAAGGCTGAGAAATTATTTTCTCCTCAGTCCCCCTCTCattaaattctgctcgttccctaaAATACTAACCATCGAACACTCGCTGCCGTACGTCAGTATTCTGCCTTCTTCTTTTCTGAAATTTTGTGacaaaaatgagagagagagagagagagagagagagagagagagagagagagagagagagagagagagagagagagagagagagagagagagagagagagagagagagagagagagagagagagagagagagagagagagagagagagagagagagagagagagagagagagagagagagagagagagagagagagagagagagagagagagagagagagagacaccaTGCACaccatgtctatagcactactgaaccttatcagttcaattgtgctaaaaatccaaaataaataccaaatccttatccatatggccagttTAAGAAGAACTATTGCTCTTAGATACACAGGATGTTTGTTTAAAATTATAACAAAGATGTCAATAAAGGCATCTAATCTATATCCCATGTTTATGTCAactttttgtaatgttttggaAAGATGTGTAATTCTAGATTCTTCTCTTAAAATTACTTGTGAATATTTGATCAGCAATTCATTATGGTACAAATGATGTACCTGTATCATGCCATTGGTGTATGCCAGTCAGAACATCTGCACATTAATCCACTCAAATCTCTGGAACTGTACAACCCTGTAACTCATTGTTACTGTATTTTTCGCAAGGGTAGATGCCAAcatgtttgaaaatataaagatatgtagATATTGTAACTGGCTATTGAATGTGAAGTGATTCCAACAGTTTCCAATGTTACAAGTCTCATATCTCGGAGTAAAATATCTACTTAGATGGTAAAATAATCACTGGCAACATCCTTATCCCTCCGTTCTGTGGAAAGGGCCTAGGATGAGAAGAGTGTCCACAAAGGCTGATCTTTTAGccaaaatttatatttatagagTTTCCATTGTATTGAGTATACCACATACAGGGCTTAGTATCTTCCATTTTCCTCCTGTATTCACCTGTACCAACATCATATATGACACTAAGAAGTTagaataaacatatttattgaCAAAACCAACTTTGTTCTTTAAATCATATGTTTTTAAActatatctaatttgcatatcaatcgGTCAGTAAATTCTGGACAATTCTTCATCTTGACATCCTTAGGAATATTGCCATCAAATATACAAATCAGTCCGATTACATCATCGTAAACAACAACCTCTTTTACGGCGCTGTCCAAgaggatattttacagtgtcACAAGAAATATTAGCTCTGGTTTGTGTCGTTGTTTTTAACAAAATAgagccaatggcgttgtagcacaactgtatttggctgttgctatgggtgttgtttgattctttattcacttacctacctgTCTCTGTTGCTATCCttgtaatatgtattatcactttgctgttgctaagggcatggccatggttgctagggccagttgtgtcaaaatgttttgaaaaatagcgccaatgatATAGCACAACAATATtgcactgttgctatgggtgtggtcttgttgctaggcatatttgtagGCATTTTCGGAATCTTTATTCACTCTCCTACCCTTCctagttttcatctttgcaatataaaccatcatttggatgttgctatgggcctggtcttgttgctgggcacaaacatattttaattcttttattcacttgtctacccaatctgattaaaatctgatctggtgaaagcggctagatgcctttatttacctctctTTCCATCgttttttgtcatttgttttgttccgagtgattgCCACCTTCCAacatctgaacctgtgtaatagacaatcccaTTGACATCgacaatattgtaaggtttTCACAACCCATAATATGCATTATCTCTTCACTGTTAATGAgggcgtggccatggt from Glandiceps talaboti chromosome 12, keGlaTala1.1, whole genome shotgun sequence encodes the following:
- the LOC144443158 gene encoding uncharacterized protein LOC144443158, producing the protein MERETRIRLCFSEGGYEWFAYIAAQRGLKFQKGTLRPLRGRGSRGGKSRLSITGIGRRALPIQTVDYRKKLASLFGDLVCDIPEDLLLTNLHEELQTSTLKKIYDASYCGGCLSYMNLEGDTGVLIYPSGQTMDQLNIL
- the LOC144443683 gene encoding anaphase-promoting complex subunit 11 — encoded protein: MKVTIKSSWTGVATWRWVANDDNCGICRMAFDGCCPDCKIPGDDCPLVWGQCSHVFHMHCILKWLNSQQVHQQCPMCRQEWKFKE